The genomic window CTGGCCCGCGTCGTGGGCCTGGGCACCGCCGCCTGCGACCCGCAGATCATGGGCTGGGGCCCCGTGCCCGCCTCGCGGATCGCGCTGGCGCAGGCCGGCCTCACGGGCCGCGACATCGACCACATCGAATTGAACGAGGCCTTCGCGCCCCAGGCCCTGGCCTGCATCAAGGATTTCGAGGAGATGGGCATCGATCCCGGGAAGGTAAACCCCATGGGCAACGCCATCGCCATGGGACACCCCCTCGGGGCCACCGGCGCGGTCCTGACGTTGACCTGCGCCTACGCCCTGCGCCGCAAGAAGGAGCGGTACGGCCTGGTGACCATGTGCATCGGCGGTGGCCAGGGCAACGCACTGATCATCGAGTCCCTGTCATGACCGTCCCGGTGCCGGGCCACGCCGACGCCCGTTACGGTCCCAGCGAAAGGTCGCCGATCATGTCCCTGGACTACTGCTGCCCCCACTGCCACGCTGTCCTGAATCCGAACGTCCGCGTGATCCTGGCCGCCGTCTTCGAGGGACAGCGGGGACTGGTGCTCATGAGCTCGAAGCTCGGCGACTACCAGCTGATCTGCGACAAGGGTTTCTGCAGCCGGGTCGAGGCCGGCGACATCGTCGAGTTCCACTGCCCGGTGTGCTCCGAGTCCCTGACCAGCAAGCAGATGGACCACTTCAGCGAGCTGGAGATGGCCGACAACGAGAAGCCTGACCAGCACCCCGCCAAGGTCCTGTTCAGCCGCGTCTGCGACGAGCGGGCCACCTTCGTCTACGACGGCGACTCGATCCGCGAGTACGGCGAGGCGGCCCAGCGACTGCGCGACCGGATGTCCATCGAGGGTGACTGGGGCTGGTAGGTCGGTGTACCGTGATGAATCCAGGTCACGATGCCGCCGACCCAGGCGCCGTTGTTTTGACAAGAACGAGCGGTCCAGCCTGAGAGATTCCTCCAACAAGCGTGGCGATCGAAACGGGAGCGTTGGTAACCGCCCGAAGGTCATCGAGTGGGTTTGCGTGCCCGCGGCCTTGAATCGCCCCCATGAATGCTTGTTTTCGGCGCTCAACGTATCTCTGGGGACCCCGGCGAATTGACAGCGAGATATCAGCACATGTAGAATCAAGCTCACTCGGTCACGAAGGGAGCGGACTCGGTGGTTGAATCCTCAGTACCCCGATACAGATCTCACATCGTTTCACCGTCGGACCTGCTCCGGCGTCGTCATACAGATATAGAAATGCGCTTCGTGACACTCTCTCGGATATCGCCCGGAAGCCGCACCCGCCAGAACCGAGGAGGCAATGACATGAGAAGGCTCGGAAGTACCTGTAGAGTGGACACCTGGTCCGCCCCTTTCCAGCGCACCCTCGCACTGAGCCTGGTTACGATGCTCCTCGCCGCCGCGGCGGGCGGTTCGGTCCTCGCCGACGAGCTCCCCTGGACGGACTGGGTGTACGCCTACGGAGGTTCCCAAGGTGATTGGTGCAAATCGGTCATCGAGACCTCAGACGGCAGCTTTCTCATGGCTGGCGATACGGAGTCGTTCGGCAACGGGAGTTCCGACGGGTGGCTGGTAAAGGTCGATGCGGACGGGAACACCGAGTGGAGCCAGACCTACGGCGGTCCGGACATCGACCGCTTCCGGTCGGTGGTCGAGGTGGAGAGCTCGGGAGGCTACGTGGCGGTCGGTTACCGCGATGTCCCGGGTGAGATTCTTTACGACGCCTGGGTAGTCCGAGTGGACTCGTTCGGTCAGGCGATCTACGAATCCACCTACGGCGGAACGGGTCGAGACGAGGCGAACCACGTCATCGTGACGAGTGGGAACAACGTGATCGTCGCCGCCGAGGCCGACGGCGGGGTTGCTGGCGTCGGCTACGGCGTGCCCTGGCTCTTCGAGCTCGACGACTCGGGCAACACTCAGTGGAGCACGAAGTTCACGCAGGTCTTGGAAGGGCGTGCCATGATCGTGGCCCACGATCATGGGAATCTCGCAGTCGGCGGCACGGTCGTCGACGAGTCAGGGAAAGGTAACTGCTGGCTCGCCCAAGTGGACCTCAACGGGAACCTGAACTGGGACGCGACCTACCCCGCCGCCTACGGCTCGAATCTTACGGGGCTCGCCGTGCACCCGACCCGCGGCTACGTGCTGTCCGGAAACGTAATCATTAATGCCGGGGGTGTGATCGAATCACACTACCCCCGCGTGCTCGAAACCCCAGGGCAGGGGATAGTCGCGTGGGACTCGACCTACGCCGGTTACGAAGGCAAGTGGGTGAACTCCTTGGCCCCCACCCCCGAAGGCGGTTATTCACTGGCCGGGGAGGACTGGCCATCGGCCTGGCTGCTCGTCATCGACGAATGGGGGGGGCCGGTCTGGGACTACAGGATCCCCGATGCGCAGCGGGGCTACGCGCATACGGTCACCTCCGACGGGGGCTACGCCGTGACGGGTTACACCACCTACATCGGCACTTGGGTCGCCGATTTCTTCCTCGCAAAGGTCGTTACCTCGGAATGCGTCGTCTCCCCGGCACGGATCGACTTCGATGATGTCTTGGTGTCGACGAGTCGGGACGAGAGCTTCGAGATCCGCAACGACTACGCCGACGCGCAGCTTGACGGGTTGGTCTCCTCGGACAGTCCGGAGTTCGAGATCGTAGCGGGCGAGGGCCCGTTCAGCATACTTCCGGGCAACTCGCTCACGGTGACGGTGCGTTTCCAGCCGCCCGACATCGGATGGTACGAGGGTACGATCGAAACGGGGCTGGATCTGTGCTCCGACGTGGGGTGCAAGGGTTACGGGGCATCCCAGTGCGTTGTCGAACCTTCAGTCTTCAACTTCGAAGAAACCTGCAGTTATGCGGACACCACCTTCACGATCCGCAACATCGGCTACACGCCCCTGGACGGCAACGTAGCCCTGCCGGCAGGCGACTTCTGGATCGTCGACGGCGAGGGGCCGTTCAGTATCGAGCCGGGAGGCTCGCTCGTGGTCACCGTCCGTTTCGAACCACTGTCGGAAGGCTCGCACCACGACACCGTGACGACGGGAACGGATATGTGCAATGTATATCTCAACGGGAGCTCGCCGTGTCAATGCGGGGTCTCCGCGACGGACCTCGACTTCCATACTCACACGGTCGGCAACGCCACCGACCTGGATTTCACGATACGCAGCTGTAGCGGCGTTCAGCTCAGCGGCACGATCACCGAGTCGTGCGACCACTTCCAGATCATCCAAGGAGAGGGCCCCTATTTACTGGACCCAGGAGACATGCTGACGGTGACTGTGCGCTACGAGCCAACCGAGGAGGGTTCGCACGAATGTCTCGTGAGCCTCGGGGAGGCGCTGTGCAGTGACGTGATGTGTACAGGGACGGCTGTACCTCCAGGGACGGAGGTGCTCGACCCGATGCCCTCGTTTCCCGAAAAAGCAACGCTCCGCAATCGGCCGAACCCCTTCAATCCGACCACGCTGATCGAGTACTCGATTCCGACCGCCGGTCACGTGCAACTCGACGTCTACGACGTGTTCGGCAGGTGCGTGAGCACGCTCGCGAACGGATATCGGGAAGCGGGCCGATACGAGGCCCACTGGAGCCCGAACGCGCAGGACGGACGAGGACTGCCGAGCGGCATGTTCCTCTGCCGCCTGGTCGCGCCAGGCGAGATCCTGACACTGAGGATGGTGCTGGTGCGCTGACGTCGGCCCCATCTCGAACGGCAAGGTTTCGCCACCGGGTGGGGTCGGGGCCGACCTCACCCGGACGAAAGGACCCAGAAGCGCCAGGAAGCGAGCATTACGATCTTCATTCCATTTGACAGTGTCCCACTGCTTCGCTATCATGGGCTTCGAACATATGTTCGATTTGCATAATCCTATTAATTTGAAAGCGATTTCGCCTGTCGGGTGCGATCGAGAATACACGACCCTGCGGACCGGCCCGGCACCGGCCGTGAAACAGGCCGGGCCGTGACAGGTTCGGAGACTGGTCGGGAGGCACACCCGGATGAAGCAGCCGGAATACATCCACAGCGGACGTTTCTTCCGGACTCTGATCCCCCCGGAGCCGCGACGCTACGCCGGGCAGCGCTGGGCCAAGATGATCGCCCGCTCGACCCACGTGGTCTTCGCCGGCATCTACCTCGGCGCCCTCGTGTTTGAAATCGATCCCGAGACCCGCGGGCCCTGGTTCCTGGCCGCCCTGCTCTCCGGTCTCGCGATGGTCTGCCTGGACCTGTACGAGAGCGGCGGTTTCCTGCTGCAGCTGCGCGGCCTGGTGACGGTCTCGAAGCTCGTCCTGCTCGCCTGCGCGCCCAAGTTCGGCGCGGCGGTCGTCTGGGTGACCGCTGCGGTCGCGTTCTGCTCCGTGATTTCCAGCCACGCCACGGCGAACTTCCGCTACTACCTCGTCTGGGGACGGGGACGGATCAAGGCGGCGGAGACCAGGGGCTGAATACGGTGCGCACGAGCCGGGATCCGTGGTAGAACTCCGGCCTGGAGACTGGCGTCAAGACCAACGAGGAGGGAACCATGCATCTCCATCGGCCCCTTCCCGAATCCGCGGACCGGAGCGGACCGGTGACGAATACCCGCTGGCGCCTGGTCTGCCTGGTCCTGCTGGCCTCGGCCTGGGGACTGAGCGAGTTGATCGGCGGCGAGACGATCCGGCTCACGGTCGTGGCCCTGCTCCTGCTCGCCGCGGCCCGGGCCCTGGTGAACCGCCCCGGCTCCTCGACCGCCATGGCCGCGATCGCCGTGCTCTTCAAGTCGGTCAACGCCCCACCGTTCTTCTGTCACCTGATGGGCATCGCCCTGCTGAGCGTCGCCTTCGACCTCGCGGCCACGCTCCTGTGGCGAGACGATCGCGGAGCGTTCCTCCGCGCGGCCCTCACGGGAGCGATCAGCGCTTATTTGAGCAGTTTTCTCTTCGCCACCTCGATGGTCTG from bacterium includes these protein-coding regions:
- a CDS encoding choice-of-anchor D domain-containing protein, whose product is MRRLGSTCRVDTWSAPFQRTLALSLVTMLLAAAAGGSVLADELPWTDWVYAYGGSQGDWCKSVIETSDGSFLMAGDTESFGNGSSDGWLVKVDADGNTEWSQTYGGPDIDRFRSVVEVESSGGYVAVGYRDVPGEILYDAWVVRVDSFGQAIYESTYGGTGRDEANHVIVTSGNNVIVAAEADGGVAGVGYGVPWLFELDDSGNTQWSTKFTQVLEGRAMIVAHDHGNLAVGGTVVDESGKGNCWLAQVDLNGNLNWDATYPAAYGSNLTGLAVHPTRGYVLSGNVIINAGGVIESHYPRVLETPGQGIVAWDSTYAGYEGKWVNSLAPTPEGGYSLAGEDWPSAWLLVIDEWGGPVWDYRIPDAQRGYAHTVTSDGGYAVTGYTTYIGTWVADFFLAKVVTSECVVSPARIDFDDVLVSTSRDESFEIRNDYADAQLDGLVSSDSPEFEIVAGEGPFSILPGNSLTVTVRFQPPDIGWYEGTIETGLDLCSDVGCKGYGASQCVVEPSVFNFEETCSYADTTFTIRNIGYTPLDGNVALPAGDFWIVDGEGPFSIEPGGSLVVTVRFEPLSEGSHHDTVTTGTDMCNVYLNGSSPCQCGVSATDLDFHTHTVGNATDLDFTIRSCSGVQLSGTITESCDHFQIIQGEGPYLLDPGDMLTVTVRYEPTEEGSHECLVSLGEALCSDVMCTGTAVPPGTEVLDPMPSFPEKATLRNRPNPFNPTTLIEYSIPTAGHVQLDVYDVFGRCVSTLANGYREAGRYEAHWSPNAQDGRGLPSGMFLCRLVAPGEILTLRMVLVR